The Crocosphaera subtropica ATCC 51142 genome includes a window with the following:
- a CDS encoding glycosyltransferase family 39 protein: MSKFWSRFVIITLIVIGIFCRIINLDTKAYWYDETFTSFQLSGYSSEEVTNQILDGREIGIEELQQYQNPQKDSQKTVVDTVKRIAIVEPQLTPLYFILLRFWTQWLGDSIAVIRSLSVMFSLFTLPLMYWLAKQLFQSSIIAWMSVVLLAISPIHVLYAQEARPYSLYTLATLLSSVLFLQAIKLKNYQSWFLYAISVTFGLYSFFLTCLVYFSHGIYIILTEGLRLSQNLRRFVASMIFGIVTFIPWIYLIVQGKEGIEKRFTSEQISIVRYLIKWIRNLTLFFVDFDLDPSSPKVYLIPFSFLLLLIIGLIFYSLYFLYVNGDKISRTFIFSSFFVPLISLLIIDLLLGTNRITVTRYLIPYFIGVHLAVAYLLVRKNFQISLQTGKQIFWRFILVFVVSLGVISSTMIANAQVWWNKDPQNVNHELAMIINQSSQPLIVSDFWFVNVISLSHLLDPKVKFQLVVEPDIPSIKEGYSDIFLYQPSENLKTQLSEDYQLEAVRKPLLWKLPSD, from the coding sequence ATGTCTAAGTTTTGGTCACGTTTCGTAATTATTACTCTGATAGTAATAGGAATATTCTGCCGTATCATTAATCTTGACACAAAAGCTTATTGGTATGATGAAACCTTTACATCCTTTCAACTTTCTGGTTATAGCAGTGAAGAAGTTACCAATCAAATTCTTGATGGACGTGAGATCGGAATTGAAGAATTGCAGCAATACCAAAACCCACAAAAAGATTCTCAAAAAACGGTTGTTGATACGGTTAAAAGAATTGCGATTGTTGAACCACAATTAACCCCACTTTATTTTATTTTGCTTCGATTTTGGACGCAGTGGTTGGGTGATTCTATTGCGGTAATCCGCAGTTTATCTGTAATGTTTAGCTTGTTCACATTACCTTTAATGTATTGGTTGGCAAAACAACTATTTCAATCTTCAATAATTGCTTGGATGTCTGTAGTATTATTAGCCATTTCTCCTATTCATGTTCTTTATGCACAAGAAGCGCGGCCTTATAGTTTATATACTCTAGCCACTTTATTATCATCTGTTCTATTTTTACAGGCTATTAAACTAAAGAATTATCAAAGTTGGTTTTTATACGCTATTTCAGTTACCTTCGGATTATATTCATTTTTTCTGACTTGTTTAGTCTATTTTTCTCATGGTATATATATAATCCTCACAGAAGGTTTGCGCCTAAGCCAAAATCTACGAAGATTTGTAGCTTCTATGATATTTGGAATAGTTACTTTTATTCCTTGGATTTACCTTATCGTTCAAGGGAAAGAAGGTATCGAAAAAAGGTTTACTTCTGAGCAAATTTCAATCGTTAGATATTTAATTAAATGGATTAGGAATTTAACCTTATTTTTTGTTGATTTTGATCTTGATCCCAGCAGTCCCAAAGTTTATTTAATTCCTTTTTCTTTCCTTCTATTATTAATTATTGGTTTAATTTTTTATTCCTTATACTTCTTGTATGTTAATGGAGATAAAATTAGCCGAACTTTTATCTTTAGCTCTTTTTTCGTTCCTTTGATTTCTCTATTAATAATTGACCTATTATTAGGGACAAATAGAATTACTGTAACCCGATATCTAATTCCTTATTTTATTGGTGTTCATTTAGCCGTCGCTTATCTTTTGGTTAGGAAAAATTTCCAAATTTCCCTACAGACTGGGAAACAAATATTCTGGAGATTTATTCTGGTCTTTGTTGTATCTTTAGGTGTCATTTCCTCTACTATGATTGCTAATGCTCAGGTTTGGTGGAATAAAGATCCCCAAAATGTAAATCATGAATTAGCCATGATTATCAATCAATCATCTCAACCCCTTATTGTTAGTGATTTTTGGTTCGTTAATGTAATTTCTTTGAGCCATTTGCTTGACCCTAAAGTCAAGTTTCAGTTAGTTGTAGAACCTGATATTCCCTCAATAAAGGAAGGATACAGCGATATATTTTTGTATCAACCGTCTGAAAATCTAAAGACTCAGCTAAGTGAAGACTATCAACTAGAAGCGGTTAGAAAACCTCTATTATGGAAATTGCCATCAGATTAA
- a CDS encoding glycosyltransferase family 2 protein codes for MTHLSVVIPVYKAQNCLYELYNRLKSSLELISHDFEIILVEDCGGDRSWDIILELAEKDTRVKGIQFSRNFGQHYGITAGLDHSDGDWVVIMDCDLQDRPEEIPRLYKKAQEGYDVVLARRRDRQDSFQKKYLFNSRKSLHNSENFHSYYCQYWFLYSDS; via the coding sequence ATGACTCACCTTTCCGTAGTGATACCTGTGTATAAAGCGCAAAACTGCTTATATGAGCTATATAATCGTTTAAAGTCATCATTAGAATTAATTTCTCATGATTTTGAAATTATTCTAGTTGAGGATTGTGGAGGCGATCGCTCTTGGGATATTATCTTAGAGTTAGCGGAAAAAGATACAAGGGTAAAAGGAATCCAATTCAGTCGTAATTTTGGTCAACACTATGGTATCACAGCAGGATTGGATCATTCTGATGGTGATTGGGTGGTAATTATGGACTGCGATTTACAGGATCGACCAGAAGAAATACCTAGACTTTATAAAAAAGCACAAGAAGGTTACGATGTTGTTTTGGCAAGGAGAAGAGATCGCCAGGATTCTTTTCAGAAGAAGTATTTATTCAACTCCAGAAAATCTCTCCATAATTCTGAAAATTTTCATTCTTACTATTGCCAGTATTGGTTTCTTTATTCCGATTCATAA
- a CDS encoding glycosyltransferase yields the protein MTQSLVPVPSGVFQILETPITSDLPLDSPLKLSLVLPTYNEADNIQSIVEILSNILDQSIPGEYELIVVDDNSPDETWKLALELTPQYPQLRVMRRTEEKGLSTAVIRGWQVARGKILAVIDADLQHPPEVLTQLLEEIEKGADLALASRHVEGGGVSEWSIIRRFLSRGAQMLGLLILPEVISRLSDPMSGYFMVRRSAIIGRSLSPVGYKILIEVAARGRIRWIGEAGYVFRERQAGESKVTWKQYIEYIQHLLRLRLSISARFIQFCLVGLSGVVVDMGFLYLLSDPNTLGLPLTRSKIIAAELAIINNFLWNDFWTFGDIARRQPGKRQRLKRLIKFNVICLAGLILNVLLLNVFFNVFNLNRYIANFLAIGLVTLWNFWFNLKLSWRVTEVNEK from the coding sequence ATGACTCAATCCCTCGTTCCTGTTCCCTCTGGTGTTTTTCAAATTCTTGAAACTCCCATAACATCAGACCTTCCTCTTGATTCTCCTTTAAAATTATCCTTAGTCTTACCGACCTATAACGAAGCGGACAACATTCAAAGCATCGTTGAGATTTTAAGTAACATCCTTGACCAAAGTATTCCTGGAGAGTACGAGTTAATTGTTGTTGATGATAATAGTCCTGACGAAACCTGGAAACTTGCCCTAGAATTGACCCCTCAATACCCTCAACTGAGAGTGATGCGCCGGACTGAAGAAAAAGGGCTGTCAACGGCCGTTATTCGAGGTTGGCAGGTGGCACGAGGGAAGATTTTAGCTGTCATTGATGCTGACTTACAGCACCCTCCAGAGGTTCTCACACAACTGTTAGAAGAAATTGAGAAAGGAGCCGATTTAGCGTTGGCCAGTCGTCATGTTGAAGGGGGTGGGGTGAGTGAATGGAGTATCATTAGGCGGTTTCTGTCTCGTGGGGCGCAAATGTTGGGTTTACTAATTCTCCCAGAAGTCATTAGTCGTCTGTCTGATCCCATGAGTGGCTATTTTATGGTGCGACGGAGTGCCATTATTGGTCGCTCCCTAAGTCCTGTGGGCTATAAAATTTTAATTGAAGTGGCTGCTAGGGGTCGTATTCGCTGGATTGGTGAAGCGGGTTATGTCTTTCGGGAACGACAAGCAGGGGAAAGTAAGGTTACTTGGAAACAATATATTGAGTATATTCAGCATCTATTACGCTTGAGGTTATCCATTTCAGCCCGATTTATCCAGTTTTGTCTCGTCGGATTAAGTGGGGTGGTTGTGGATATGGGATTTCTTTATTTACTCAGTGATCCTAATACCCTCGGATTACCCCTAACCCGAAGTAAGATTATTGCGGCAGAATTAGCTATTATTAATAATTTTCTCTGGAATGATTTTTGGACTTTTGGAGATATTGCTCGACGACAACCTGGAAAACGTCAACGGTTAAAACGGTTAATTAAGTTTAATGTGATCTGTTTAGCTGGATTAATTCTCAATGTGTTGTTATTAAATGTCTTCTTCAATGTTTTTAATTTGAATCGATACATCGCTAACTTTTTAGCTATTGGTTTAGTTACCCTTTGGAATTTCTGGTTTAACTTAAAATTGAGTTGGCGGGTTACAGAAGTTAATGAAAAATAA
- the map gene encoding type I methionyl aminopeptidase — protein MGETITLLSKREIEKMRRAGRLAAKLLDHLAPMVQPGVSTLDINDEAEKWTQAHGATSAPLGYHGFPKSICTSVNHVICHGIPNPKQILQEGDIINIDVTPILDGYHGDTSRTFFVGNPSPLAKRLVEVTEKCLIEAIETVKPGSRIGDIGAAIQECAEPQGFSVVRDFVGHGVSNIFHTAPQVPHYGKRGKGKKLRTGMVFTIEPMINEGTWEAVILEDGWTAITKDGKLSAQFEHTIAVTDSGVEILTLPD, from the coding sequence ATGGGAGAAACCATTACCTTATTATCGAAACGAGAAATTGAAAAAATGCGTCGGGCTGGACGTTTAGCAGCTAAACTCCTAGACCATTTAGCCCCTATGGTTCAACCAGGCGTTAGCACGTTAGACATTAATGATGAAGCCGAAAAATGGACTCAAGCCCACGGTGCAACTAGCGCACCTTTAGGATATCATGGCTTTCCTAAATCCATTTGTACCAGTGTTAATCATGTCATCTGTCACGGTATTCCTAACCCCAAACAAATTCTTCAAGAAGGGGATATTATTAACATTGATGTCACCCCTATTTTAGATGGGTATCACGGTGATACTTCAAGAACTTTCTTTGTGGGAAACCCTTCTCCTTTGGCAAAAAGACTGGTAGAAGTTACGGAAAAATGTTTAATTGAAGCTATTGAAACCGTTAAACCAGGGTCAAGAATTGGGGATATTGGGGCTGCTATTCAAGAATGTGCCGAACCTCAAGGATTTTCTGTGGTTAGGGATTTTGTCGGCCATGGGGTGAGTAATATCTTTCATACTGCCCCCCAAGTTCCCCATTATGGAAAGCGCGGAAAGGGCAAAAAATTGCGGACGGGGATGGTCTTTACCATTGAACCGATGATTAATGAAGGTACTTGGGAAGCCGTTATTTTAGAAGACGGTTGGACTGCCATCACCAAAGATGGTAAGTTATCGGCACAGTTTGAACATACCATTGCTGTGACAGACTCAGGGGTAGAAATTTTAACCCTCCCTGATTAA
- a CDS encoding DUF1824 family protein, producing MSQANTNLSVDEALRILKEYSCLQIKIVDFEADKSKLRQAIKIVSDLCETENLGICADNFQEAFKTLKSYLKALGISEDLDPSPSAPRQTPVYVKFNTETMSYYVDSYTGSYRGVLISCQSDNHNLVGTYGHFPLNLFE from the coding sequence ATGTCTCAAGCTAATACTAATTTAAGCGTTGACGAGGCTCTCAGAATCCTCAAAGAATACAGTTGTCTTCAGATTAAAATTGTAGATTTTGAAGCTGATAAAAGTAAGTTACGGCAAGCCATAAAAATTGTTTCAGATTTGTGTGAAACTGAAAATCTTGGTATTTGTGCTGATAATTTTCAAGAAGCATTTAAAACCCTCAAAAGTTATCTAAAAGCCTTGGGAATATCTGAAGATTTAGACCCTTCTCCTAGTGCCCCTCGACAAACCCCAGTCTATGTTAAATTTAATACTGAAACCATGTCTTATTATGTGGATTCCTATACAGGAAGTTATCGTGGGGTCTTAATTTCTTGTCAATCGGATAACCATAACTTAGTAGGAACCTATGGTCATTTTCCTCTCAATTTATTTGAGTAA
- a CDS encoding DUF2839 domain-containing protein, producing the protein MGEAKRRKEALGEQYGQEERILPWVPISKGQADAFYQWTTRGAWVGIAMMIALWLTVRFIGPALGWWDIQ; encoded by the coding sequence ATGGGTGAAGCAAAACGTCGCAAAGAAGCTTTAGGAGAGCAGTACGGCCAAGAAGAGCGTATTTTACCTTGGGTTCCCATTTCTAAGGGTCAGGCAGATGCTTTCTATCAATGGACAACAAGAGGGGCTTGGGTTGGTATTGCCATGATGATTGCTCTTTGGCTGACCGTCCGTTTTATCGGCCCTGCATTGGGTTGGTGGGATATTCAATAG
- a CDS encoding ACP phosphodiesterase: MNYLAHLLLAENTPESRIGNLLGDFVKGRIDPKISPYSQDIIKGIKTHLKVDQFTDNHEIFKRSKQRIYHSQGRFSGVLIDVFYDHFLANNWQLFSSEKLEIFADNTYTILRKNYYQLPEKLQLILPRIILENWLVSYRKIEGIKRTCQRLAQRIKRPNNCAHRRADLFEIAHYDLQENYQELESDFLLFFPKLVKYVNTNRHTF, translated from the coding sequence ATGAATTATCTGGCTCATTTATTGTTAGCAGAGAATACTCCAGAATCCCGTATAGGCAACTTATTAGGGGATTTTGTTAAAGGAAGAATTGATCCAAAAATTTCTCCCTATTCCCAAGATATTATTAAAGGCATTAAAACTCATTTGAAAGTTGATCAGTTTACGGATAATCATGAAATTTTTAAAAGAAGTAAACAAAGAATTTATCACTCTCAAGGAAGGTTTTCAGGGGTTTTAATCGATGTTTTTTATGATCATTTTTTAGCCAATAATTGGCAGTTATTTTCTTCTGAAAAATTAGAGATATTTGCAGATAATACTTATACTATTTTACGAAAGAATTATTATCAACTTCCTGAGAAATTACAGCTAATTTTACCGAGAATTATCCTAGAAAATTGGTTAGTTTCTTACAGAAAAATCGAAGGAATCAAGAGAACTTGCCAACGACTCGCTCAACGAATTAAACGACCCAATAATTGTGCGCACCGCAGAGCGGATCTCTTCGAGATCGCCCATTACGATTTACAAGAAAACTATCAGGAATTAGAGTCAGATTTCTTATTATTTTTTCCTAAACTTGTCAAGTATGTCAACACAAATCGTCATACTTTTTAA
- a CDS encoding bifunctional metallophosphatase/5'-nucleotidase produces the protein MFSKQQYTLIFASVLSWGVLFNHQTAYPFTVTILHNNDGESQLLNAGSGIENFGGVDRFTTLVNDLRNNATTDAVLTLSSGDNFLAGPEFNASLATGSMGSRIYYDALALGNIGYDAIILGNHDFDFGPDLLADFIAFYNNNTVNAAPYLSANLDFSGEANLQNLVNMGQIASSAIVEKGGQKIGIIGATTPNLPFISSPGNVSVNQDVKTVVQGEIDRLTTEEGVNKIILVSHLQGVNEDEALISQLQGVDIAIAGGGDEILANPDDQLVPGDSRQDDYPRIVQDINGNDVPLVTTAGNYKYVGQLVVEFDDNGELLSIDAGSGPVVVAGTGAIAGDGNPVTQTVVGDPTVQSQINDPVQNFVDSLANNIIAVSEVNLDGRRNAIRSQETNEGNLVADAILFQANQSAAGFGLGSVDIALTNGGGIRNDTIIPAGDISELDTFDILPFGNFVSIFPEITPTQLKTILENAVASISLMDNEANIDGASGTGRFAQIAGFNFTYNPTETPIEIDGDGNITIPGSRIIDVTLEDGTKLIEKGRILGNAPSVSVATVDFLARGGDQYPFGDTPFTNVGVTYQQALANYIESSLGLNGVISAADYPEGGEGRISLTTQTVVSTPEPSSLLGLGLLVLGFVVKRKVLK, from the coding sequence ATGTTTAGCAAACAACAATATACTCTGATTTTCGCTAGTGTCCTCAGTTGGGGAGTTTTATTCAATCATCAGACTGCTTACCCTTTTACCGTGACCATACTTCACAATAACGATGGAGAGTCACAACTACTCAACGCAGGGTCAGGAATTGAGAATTTTGGGGGAGTTGACCGATTTACCACCTTAGTCAACGATTTACGCAATAATGCAACTACAGACGCTGTTTTAACTCTCTCTTCAGGGGATAACTTTTTAGCCGGTCCAGAATTCAATGCTAGTTTAGCAACCGGTTCAATGGGTTCACGCATCTACTACGATGCCTTAGCCTTGGGTAATATTGGCTATGATGCCATTATCCTCGGCAACCATGACTTTGATTTTGGTCCGGATCTCCTAGCTGACTTTATCGCTTTTTATAACAATAACACTGTTAATGCTGCCCCTTACCTCAGTGCTAACTTAGATTTTTCTGGGGAAGCTAACCTACAAAATTTAGTGAATATGGGACAAATAGCCAGTAGTGCTATTGTAGAAAAAGGAGGACAAAAAATAGGCATTATTGGGGCAACAACCCCTAATTTACCCTTTATTTCTAGTCCGGGTAATGTGTCTGTCAATCAAGATGTCAAAACCGTCGTACAAGGAGAAATTGATCGTCTTACCACAGAAGAAGGGGTGAATAAAATTATTTTAGTCAGTCATCTTCAAGGGGTTAACGAAGACGAAGCCTTAATCTCACAGTTACAAGGGGTTGATATTGCCATTGCTGGCGGTGGTGACGAAATTTTAGCCAACCCAGACGATCAATTAGTTCCTGGGGATAGCAGACAAGATGATTATCCGAGGATCGTCCAAGATATCAATGGCAACGATGTTCCCTTGGTGACAACAGCCGGTAATTATAAATATGTCGGTCAGTTAGTGGTTGAATTCGACGACAATGGGGAACTACTGAGTATTGACGCTGGAAGCGGTCCAGTGGTGGTAGCAGGAACAGGGGCGATCGCAGGGGATGGAAACCCAGTGACCCAAACGGTTGTGGGTGATCCGACGGTACAAAGCCAAATTAACGATCCTGTGCAGAATTTTGTTGATAGTTTAGCCAACAATATTATTGCTGTTTCTGAGGTCAATTTAGATGGCCGTAGGAATGCTATTCGTTCCCAAGAAACCAATGAAGGTAACTTAGTAGCTGATGCCATTTTATTTCAAGCGAACCAGTCAGCAGCAGGGTTTGGTTTGGGTTCAGTGGATATTGCTTTAACCAATGGGGGAGGAATTCGCAATGATACGATTATTCCTGCCGGAGACATTAGTGAGTTAGATACTTTTGATATTTTACCCTTTGGGAATTTTGTCAGCATTTTTCCTGAAATTACCCCCACACAACTTAAAACTATCCTAGAGAATGCAGTTGCTTCTATTAGTTTGATGGATAATGAAGCGAATATTGATGGGGCCAGTGGAACAGGACGTTTTGCTCAAATTGCAGGGTTTAATTTCACCTATAATCCCACGGAAACCCCTATTGAAATTGATGGAGACGGTAACATTACCATTCCCGGATCTCGCATTATTGATGTGACGTTGGAAGATGGAACCAAATTAATCGAAAAGGGTCGAATATTAGGCAATGCTCCTAGTGTTTCTGTAGCGACGGTTGATTTTCTGGCTAGAGGTGGGGATCAATATCCTTTTGGAGACACTCCTTTTACAAATGTGGGTGTAACGTATCAACAAGCTTTAGCTAACTACATTGAGAGTAGTTTAGGACTCAATGGGGTGATCTCGGCCGCTGACTATCCTGAAGGGGGAGAAGGTCGAATTAGTTTGACCACCCAAACCGTAGTTTCCACACCAGAACCTTCGAGTTTGTTAGGGTTAGGATTATTGGTATTAGGCTTTGTGGTTAAACGAAAAGTCTTGAAATAA
- the crtR gene encoding beta-carotene hydroxylase codes for MQSAQTLQTVPREFLKPPGGFNPNVVMFFTALSLIGCSICGYWIWEWSNWICFVCSVLALHLSGTVIHDASHNAAHRNRIINAILGHGSALMLGFAFPVFTRVHLQHHAHVNDPDNDPDHFVSTGGPLWMIAARFFYHEIFFFKRRLWKKYELLEWFLSRLFLFTIVFLGIHYGFIGYVMNFWFVPALVVGVALGLFFDYLPHRPFEERDRWKNARVYPSAILNILIFGQNYHLVHHLWPSIPWYKYKPAYHATKPLLDAKGCEQSLGLLQGKNLWNFLYDVFLGIRFHGHHKKSPS; via the coding sequence ATGCAGTCGGCACAGACGCTGCAAACAGTCCCTAGAGAGTTTCTCAAACCCCCAGGAGGGTTCAATCCCAACGTGGTGATGTTTTTTACCGCTTTATCCCTCATTGGTTGTTCGATTTGCGGTTATTGGATATGGGAATGGTCAAATTGGATCTGCTTTGTTTGTAGCGTTCTTGCCCTACATTTATCAGGTACAGTCATCCATGATGCTTCTCACAATGCTGCTCACCGTAATCGCATTATCAATGCTATTTTAGGTCATGGGAGTGCCTTGATGCTAGGGTTTGCCTTTCCTGTGTTCACACGGGTTCATCTGCAACATCATGCTCACGTTAATGATCCTGATAATGATCCCGATCATTTTGTCTCAACAGGTGGTCCGCTATGGATGATCGCAGCACGTTTTTTTTATCACGAAATTTTCTTTTTTAAGCGTCGTTTGTGGAAAAAATACGAACTTTTAGAATGGTTTTTAAGTAGATTATTTCTCTTTACTATCGTTTTTTTGGGAATTCATTACGGGTTTATTGGTTACGTTATGAATTTCTGGTTTGTTCCTGCTTTAGTGGTAGGAGTAGCTTTAGGATTGTTTTTTGATTATTTACCCCATCGGCCTTTTGAAGAACGGGATCGCTGGAAAAATGCCAGGGTTTATCCTAGTGCGATTTTGAACATCTTAATCTTTGGTCAAAACTATCATTTAGTTCATCATTTATGGCCGTCTATTCCTTGGTATAAATATAAACCAGCTTACCATGCAACGAAACCTTTATTAGATGCCAAAGGATGTGAGCAATCTTTAGGATTATTACAAGGAAAAAATCTTTGGAATTTTCTCTATGATGTCTTTTTAGGGATTCGTTTTCATGGTCATCATAAAAAATCTCCTTCTTGA
- a CDS encoding Rieske 2Fe-2S domain-containing protein, whose amino-acid sequence MISQFSWSQNWYPISPLSYLDPSVPTPITILGKKLVIWQTKNQQWVVMDDQCPHKLAQLSFGKIQADGTLMCRHHGWCFNEQGNCTKIPMLVEEEAIKTACNSSRSQVTVYPTQVKQGLLWVWPDNQETAFEDCQLKEPAIIPECGLDVTATDWHLSEVPVGYTVSLESSFDPSHAQFLHEGLAGFSPEKTIPITSFKTVSEISAEAGFTLKHSGYNIFNQDMEATRQFSPPCCNTTIYRYPNGNMMLAQLYFIPTEPGRCRYIGKFITSMNFSQKNIILDRLPKQLRTGFKHLSNYQLSDQDLTVMHAQETLQMTVEKPWHKSYFLPASADVGIITFRQWLDRFAGGKPAWENAKAHPYQPLTEEQLYERWHRHTKYCPSCRASVDFLGKLQQYSRYSMIIFSVFTLLLLVIPVSIKLSIVSTILAVISVFVSLISDDFRYKFISGLPKQGLPVRKLYDN is encoded by the coding sequence ATGATTAGTCAATTTTCCTGGAGTCAAAATTGGTATCCTATTAGTCCATTAAGTTACCTTGATCCTTCTGTTCCTACCCCCATTACTATCTTGGGAAAAAAATTAGTTATTTGGCAGACTAAAAATCAACAATGGGTGGTTATGGATGATCAATGTCCTCATAAATTAGCACAACTTTCCTTCGGAAAAATACAAGCTGATGGAACCTTAATGTGTCGTCATCATGGATGGTGTTTTAATGAGCAAGGAAACTGTACAAAAATTCCTATGTTAGTAGAAGAAGAAGCGATAAAAACAGCTTGTAATAGTTCTCGATCTCAAGTAACAGTTTATCCCACACAAGTGAAGCAAGGATTATTATGGGTTTGGCCGGATAATCAAGAAACAGCATTTGAAGATTGCCAGTTAAAAGAACCTGCCATTATTCCTGAATGTGGGTTAGATGTTACCGCTACAGATTGGCATTTATCAGAAGTTCCTGTGGGTTATACTGTCTCATTAGAAAGTAGTTTTGATCCATCCCATGCTCAATTTCTTCATGAAGGATTAGCCGGGTTTTCTCCTGAAAAAACTATACCAATTACATCTTTTAAAACAGTAAGTGAAATTTCAGCCGAAGCAGGTTTTACCTTAAAACATAGTGGTTATAATATTTTTAATCAGGATATGGAAGCAACTCGGCAATTTAGTCCACCTTGTTGTAATACAACTATTTATCGTTATCCTAACGGGAATATGATGTTAGCACAACTCTACTTTATTCCCACCGAACCCGGCCGATGTCGTTATATTGGTAAGTTTATTACCAGTATGAATTTTTCACAAAAAAATATAATCTTAGATCGTCTCCCTAAGCAATTAAGGACAGGCTTTAAACATTTATCCAATTATCAATTAAGCGACCAAGATTTAACGGTCATGCACGCTCAAGAAACCTTACAAATGACTGTAGAGAAACCTTGGCATAAAAGTTATTTTTTACCAGCTAGTGCTGATGTTGGTATTATCACCTTTCGTCAATGGTTAGATAGGTTTGCTGGAGGAAAACCAGCATGGGAAAATGCAAAAGCTCATCCCTATCAACCCTTGACAGAGGAACAATTATATGAGCGTTGGCATCGACATACAAAATATTGTCCCAGTTGTCGAGCTTCTGTAGATTTCTTAGGAAAATTACAACAATATTCTCGCTATTCAATGATTATCTTTTCAGTTTTTACCTTACTTTTATTAGTCATACCGGTATCAATCAAACTGTCTATTGTTTCAACTATTTTAGCTGTTATTAGTGTTTTCGTCTCTTTAATTTCTGATGATTTCCGTTATAAATTCATAAGTGGTTTACCGAAACAGGGATTACCTGTTAGAAAACTTTATGATAATTAA
- a CDS encoding NUDIX domain-containing protein has protein sequence MGQIWRYLKAVMGVIFRHPITGATIIPVLPDGSIVLIQRKDTGQWGLPGGIVDWGEDIITTAKRELKEETGLELLKVRRLVGVYSSIDRDPRMHSISVLIEAEVTGNFAVEDTLEVIGIEAFSPDNLPLGNLSHDHDRQLNDYLQGLTVLA, from the coding sequence ATGGGTCAAATATGGCGATATCTTAAAGCTGTGATGGGAGTTATTTTCCGTCATCCCATTACAGGTGCAACCATTATTCCGGTGCTTCCTGATGGCAGTATTGTTTTGATTCAACGAAAAGATACGGGACAATGGGGACTACCCGGAGGAATTGTTGACTGGGGAGAAGATATTATCACCACAGCCAAACGAGAATTAAAAGAAGAAACAGGGTTAGAATTATTAAAAGTTCGCCGATTAGTTGGGGTTTATTCTTCTATAGATCGTGATCCCAGAATGCACTCAATTTCTGTCTTAATCGAAGCAGAAGTAACTGGCAATTTTGCAGTAGAAGATACCCTAGAAGTGATAGGAATTGAAGCCTTTTCTCCTGATAATTTACCCTTAGGAAATCTCTCCCATGATCACGATCGCCAGCTAAATGATTATTTACAAGGGCTAACTGTATTAGCTTAA